The Deinococcus carri genome contains a region encoding:
- the nuoH gene encoding NADH-quinone oxidoreductase subunit NuoH yields the protein MPDWLAQLLITLLKAVLVAFALLTTFAYMTLIERRLLARMQIRVGPNRVGPGGLLQPLADAIKSIFKEDLSVTLADKLVYTLAPIVAIGMALTAFGGIPAGPPRSLFGTDPWVYQLDAGILALLALTSMGVYGIFLGGWASGSKYPILGGLRSSAQMISYELGMGLSVLGLLMLVGSTSFVRLVEWQAANGWLILFQVLGFALFLVSSFAETNRTPFDLPEAEQELVAGYLTEYSAIKWALFQMAEYVNMITASAIMATLFFGGYRGPVFLDGLIPGISGWPIIWLVVKIAFFLFLFIWVRATLPRLRYDQLMRFGWKLVLPVALANTLMTAAFLAFGRGVGLWLLALLSLAGLLLLFALSDRVRALWNTPTQRREAEGARVRPLGGD from the coding sequence ATGCCTGACTGGCTCGCCCAGCTTCTCATTACCCTGCTCAAGGCCGTGCTGGTGGCCTTTGCGCTGCTGACGACCTTCGCGTACATGACCCTGATCGAGCGGCGGTTGCTGGCGCGGATGCAGATTCGCGTGGGGCCGAATCGCGTGGGGCCGGGTGGCCTGCTGCAACCGCTGGCGGACGCCATCAAGAGCATCTTCAAGGAGGACCTCAGCGTCACCCTGGCCGACAAGCTGGTGTACACGCTCGCGCCGATTGTCGCCATCGGCATGGCGCTGACGGCCTTTGGGGGGATTCCCGCTGGGCCGCCCCGCAGCCTGTTCGGGACCGACCCCTGGGTGTACCAGCTCGACGCGGGCATTCTTGCGCTGCTGGCGCTGACCAGCATGGGCGTCTACGGCATCTTTCTAGGCGGCTGGGCGTCGGGCAGCAAGTACCCGATTCTGGGCGGCCTCCGTTCCAGCGCGCAGATGATCAGTTACGAACTCGGCATGGGCCTGAGCGTCCTGGGCCTGCTGATGCTGGTGGGCAGCACGTCCTTCGTCCGCCTCGTGGAGTGGCAAGCCGCGAACGGGTGGTTGATTCTCTTTCAGGTGCTGGGCTTCGCGCTGTTTCTGGTCAGCTCCTTTGCCGAAACCAACCGCACGCCCTTCGACCTGCCCGAGGCCGAACAGGAACTCGTGGCCGGGTACCTGACCGAGTATTCCGCGATCAAGTGGGCGCTGTTTCAGATGGCCGAGTACGTGAACATGATCACCGCCTCCGCCATCATGGCGACCCTCTTTTTCGGTGGCTACCGGGGGCCGGTGTTCCTGGACGGTCTGATTCCCGGCATCTCCGGCTGGCCGATTATCTGGCTAGTCGTGAAAATCGCCTTCTTCCTGTTCCTGTTCATCTGGGTGCGCGCCACACTGCCCCGCCTGCGCTACGACCAACTCATGCGCTTCGGCTGGAAGCTGGTGCTGCCCGTCGCCCTCGCCAACACGCTAATGACCGCCGCCTTCCTCGCCTTCGGGCGCGGCGTGGGCCTGTGGCTGCTGGCCCTGCTGAGCCTCGCCGGACTGCTCCTCCTCTTCGCCCTGAGCGACCGCGTGCGCGCCCTGTGGAACACGCCCACGCAGCGCCGGGAAGCGGAAGGCGCGCGGGTTCGCCCGCTGGGGGGCGACTGA
- the nuoI gene encoding NADH-quinone oxidoreductase subunit NuoI, translating into MGVLDIAKGMGVTLGKLFQKPVTVSYPEQRATLQPRFRGRHVLTRHPGTGLEKCIGCSLCAAVCPAYAIYVEAAENDPLNPTSPGERYAKVYEINMLRCIFCGLCEEACPTGAVVLGNEFEMADYRYRDFVYGKEDMLVSVEGSLPQRREAARTGKPVRLGFQVPQGPRPELEGVEYPR; encoded by the coding sequence ATGGGCGTTCTTGACATCGCCAAGGGCATGGGCGTCACCCTCGGCAAGCTCTTTCAGAAGCCGGTGACGGTCAGTTACCCGGAGCAGCGCGCGACGCTCCAGCCACGGTTTCGCGGGCGGCACGTCCTGACCCGCCATCCGGGGACCGGGCTGGAAAAGTGCATCGGCTGCTCGCTGTGCGCCGCCGTCTGCCCCGCCTACGCCATCTACGTGGAGGCCGCCGAGAACGACCCGCTGAACCCCACGAGTCCCGGCGAACGCTACGCGAAGGTCTACGAGATCAACATGCTGCGCTGCATCTTCTGCGGCCTGTGCGAGGAAGCCTGCCCGACCGGCGCGGTGGTCCTGGGCAACGAGTTCGAGATGGCCGACTACCGCTACCGCGACTTCGTGTACGGCAAGGAAGACATGCTCGTGAGCGTGGAAGGCTCCCTGCCCCAGCGCCGCGAGGCCGCCCGCACCGGCAAACCCGTCCGCCTCGGCTTCCAGGTGCCCCAGGGACCGAGGCCGGAACTGGAGGGGGTGGAGTACCCGAGATGA
- a CDS encoding NADH-quinone oxidoreductase subunit J produces the protein MIAFILLGALALVGAVITVAARNAVHAALGLVGTLLSVAGLFASLNAGFLAATQVIVYAGAIMVLFLFVIMLLNANQPVRGRDPVPFVRELAGIGGVVLAGAFAVLAFTYRDPRSLAEGAAALRGGNAGPVGEVLLTRFLLPFEAVSILLLVAIVGAIALVQRPVPQPDGVTDAEGAALPTSPDLQTETLVPERGRA, from the coding sequence ATGATCGCCTTCATCCTCCTGGGTGCCCTCGCGCTGGTCGGCGCGGTCATCACCGTCGCGGCGCGGAATGCGGTTCATGCGGCGCTGGGGCTGGTGGGCACGCTGCTGAGCGTGGCGGGGCTGTTTGCCAGCCTGAATGCGGGGTTTCTGGCGGCGACGCAGGTGATCGTGTACGCCGGGGCGATCATGGTGCTGTTCCTGTTCGTGATCATGCTGCTGAACGCGAACCAGCCGGTGCGCGGGCGTGACCCAGTGCCGTTCGTGCGGGAGCTGGCGGGTATCGGCGGGGTGGTGCTGGCGGGGGCTTTTGCGGTGCTGGCCTTCACCTACCGCGACCCGCGCTCGCTGGCGGAGGGGGCGGCGGCGTTGCGGGGCGGCAACGCGGGGCCGGTCGGGGAGGTGCTGCTGACGCGCTTCCTGCTGCCCTTCGAGGCGGTCAGCATCCTGCTGCTGGTGGCGATTGTGGGGGCCATTGCGCTGGTGCAGCGGCCCGTGCCGCAGCCCGACGGCGTGACGGATGCGGAGGGCGCGGCGCTGCCCACCTCGCCGGACCTCCAGACCGAAACCCTGGTGCCGGAAAGGGGGCGTGCCTGA
- the nuoK gene encoding NADH-quinone oxidoreductase subunit NuoK, which translates to MAPTAYYVALSGLLFAIGMIGVLTRRTAIMIFLSVELMLNAANLALVAFARAWGDLTAQTAVFIVMTLAAAEVAIGLAIIVSIFRKRETTNVDDLATLKG; encoded by the coding sequence ATGGCCCCCACCGCCTACTACGTCGCCCTGTCGGGCCTGCTCTTTGCCATCGGCATGATCGGCGTGCTGACGCGGCGCACCGCGATCATGATTTTCCTGTCGGTGGAGCTGATGCTCAACGCGGCGAACCTCGCGCTGGTGGCCTTTGCCCGCGCCTGGGGCGACCTGACCGCGCAGACCGCCGTCTTTATCGTGATGACGCTGGCCGCCGCCGAGGTGGCGATTGGCCTCGCCATCATCGTGTCCATCTTCCGCAAGCGCGAGACCACCAACGTGGACGACCTCGCCACCCTGAAAGGCTGA
- the nuoL gene encoding NADH-quinone oxidoreductase subunit L: protein MPLYLLPLFPLLGFALLMLFPRLFPGRSAGWLGSATVLASFVVAVLRYLGQTQTPAHEVLWTWLPNMALNANLAVGFYLDQLSALMALIITGVGFLIHLYSISYMGHDPKFARFFAFLNFFVAMMLILVLADSYPLMFVGWEGVGMASYLLIGFWFSGRNSEASNRDLREASDREGVANSNAARKAFIMNRIGDLGFMLGMFLLYKLYGTLVIPELAGRVAGAQVAQAGIELACLFLLVGAVGKSGQLPLTTWLPDAMAGPTPVSALIHAATMVTAGVYLIARSHFLYDLAPTASTWVAWVGGLTALYGALSALNQHDIKKILAYSTVSQLGYMFMAVGLHAYSAGVFHLLTHAFFKALLFLSAGAVIHALHEEQDVRAMGGMRKFMPFTHVAALMGVLAISGIPIWSGFFSKDAILAAAFTADPLLYVVGLGVALLTAFYMGRWYFLVWRGPYRGGAGRGHVAHPHEADGLMKVPLGILAALATLAGFLNIPAFLGGGHAFDTYLGRAIPLHPHEIPVATEWLLTALAVLAGVGGLLWALAEHRRRALANGPLGQASSNALYLDRVYDGLFSFPSRAIAEGLDAVDRGVDSTLGGIARNSAAPGGLFALWQSGFVRAYAVSMLLGTALIIGYWALKTIGGGGL, encoded by the coding sequence GTGCCCCTGTACCTGCTCCCCCTCTTTCCGCTGCTCGGTTTCGCGCTGCTGATGCTGTTCCCGCGCCTGTTTCCCGGCCGGTCGGCGGGCTGGCTGGGGTCGGCCACGGTGCTGGCGAGCTTCGTCGTCGCCGTGCTGCGGTATCTCGGCCAGACGCAAACGCCCGCCCACGAGGTGCTGTGGACCTGGCTGCCCAACATGGCGCTCAACGCCAACCTCGCCGTCGGCTTCTACCTCGACCAGCTCAGCGCCCTGATGGCCCTGATCATCACCGGCGTGGGCTTCCTGATTCACCTCTATTCCATCAGCTACATGGGCCATGACCCCAAGTTCGCGCGCTTCTTCGCGTTCCTGAACTTCTTCGTGGCGATGATGCTGATCCTGGTGCTGGCCGACTCCTATCCCCTCATGTTCGTGGGGTGGGAAGGCGTGGGTATGGCCTCCTACCTGCTGATCGGCTTCTGGTTCAGCGGGCGCAACTCGGAGGCGTCCAACCGGGACCTCCGCGAGGCCAGCGACCGCGAGGGTGTCGCCAACTCCAACGCCGCCCGCAAGGCCTTCATCATGAACCGTATCGGGGACCTGGGGTTCATGCTGGGGATGTTCCTGCTGTACAAGCTGTACGGCACGCTGGTGATTCCCGAACTGGCCGGGCGGGTGGCGGGCGCGCAGGTGGCCCAGGCGGGCATTGAGCTGGCCTGCCTGTTCCTGCTGGTGGGCGCGGTGGGCAAGAGCGGCCAGCTTCCCCTGACGACCTGGCTGCCGGACGCGATGGCTGGCCCCACCCCTGTCTCAGCCCTCATCCACGCGGCCACGATGGTCACGGCGGGCGTGTATCTGATTGCCCGCAGCCACTTCCTGTACGACCTCGCGCCGACGGCCTCGACGTGGGTGGCTTGGGTGGGTGGCCTCACCGCGCTCTACGGGGCGCTGTCGGCCCTCAACCAGCACGACATCAAGAAAATCCTGGCGTATTCCACCGTCTCGCAGCTCGGGTACATGTTCATGGCGGTGGGCCTGCACGCCTACTCGGCGGGCGTGTTCCACCTGCTGACCCACGCCTTCTTCAAGGCGCTGCTGTTCCTGTCGGCGGGGGCCGTGATTCACGCCCTGCACGAGGAACAGGACGTGCGCGCGATGGGCGGGATGCGGAAGTTCATGCCCTTCACGCACGTGGCGGCGTTGATGGGCGTCCTCGCCATCTCGGGCATTCCCATCTGGAGCGGCTTTTTCAGCAAGGACGCGATCCTGGCCGCCGCCTTCACCGCTGACCCGCTGCTGTACGTGGTGGGACTGGGCGTGGCGCTGCTGACCGCCTTCTACATGGGCCGCTGGTACTTCCTGGTCTGGCGCGGCCCGTACCGTGGTGGAGCTGGCCGCGGCCACGTCGCCCACCCCCACGAGGCCGACGGGCTGATGAAGGTGCCGCTGGGCATCCTCGCCGCACTTGCCACCCTCGCCGGATTCCTGAATATCCCGGCCTTCCTGGGGGGCGGGCACGCTTTCGACACCTACCTGGGCCGCGCGATTCCCCTGCATCCGCACGAGATTCCGGTGGCGACCGAGTGGCTGCTGACCGCGCTGGCGGTCCTGGCGGGCGTCGGCGGCCTGCTGTGGGCGCTGGCCGAGCATCGCCGCCGCGCCCTGGCGAATGGGCCGCTGGGGCAGGCCAGCAGCAACGCGCTCTACCTCGACCGCGTGTACGACGGCCTGTTCAGCTTTCCCAGCCGCGCCATCGCGGAAGGGCTGGACGCGGTGGACCGGGGCGTGGACAGCACCCTGGGCGGAATTGCCCGCAACAGCGCCGCGCCCGGAGGCCTCTTTGCCCTCTGGCAGAGCGGCTTCGTGCGCGCTTATGCGGTGTCAATGCTGCTGGGAACGGCGCTGATTATCGGGTACTGGGCGCTGAAGACGATTGGGGGGGGTGGGTTGTGA
- a CDS encoding NADH-quinone oxidoreductase subunit M, producing MIHLMIFLPLLGSLLLLATPKRWREEVAGFVAALTLGLGLLIWRGGGAELFSVNWVPALGVTYSVALDGVSLTLALVTAFMSFIAVLYAARRVENPGTMLSLVLAMETGLLGIFAARDLVLFYVFFEDALLPALLMLAIYGKPNRMRALVKFAAYTLFGSLLMLLSIIGVKYYGGSPTFALADLVQYPVRGASQTWLYLGFLAAMAVKLPLWPLHAWLPDFHEQNHDSGVPDVMGTLYKVGGYGLFQFALPLFPDASLELRPILMGLAAFTALYAAWIAFRQTDWKRLLAYAGLSHMGFVALGVFSLNETATIGAMYLLAFQNVYTGALFLAVGMLQERVGSVHTRVGGVMTQAGALGGMTLALWFASIAVPGLAGFVGEFSVLLGAYQVQPWLTFVAGLSTIAAAAYALTAFQTTFWQGRPLGGVRVADLRHTEWLVLGLPLAVALFFGVYSAPALNLIQPAVRGVLAALGGS from the coding sequence ATGATTCACCTGATGATTTTCCTGCCCCTCCTGGGCAGCCTGCTGCTGCTCGCCACGCCGAAACGCTGGCGGGAGGAGGTCGCGGGGTTTGTCGCGGCGCTGACGCTGGGCCTCGGCCTGCTGATCTGGCGGGGGGGCGGGGCGGAGCTGTTCAGCGTGAACTGGGTGCCCGCGCTGGGCGTGACGTACTCGGTGGCGCTGGATGGCGTGAGCCTGACGCTGGCGCTGGTGACGGCCTTCATGTCCTTTATCGCGGTACTGTACGCCGCGCGGCGGGTGGAGAACCCCGGCACGATGCTCTCGCTGGTGCTGGCAATGGAGACGGGGCTGCTGGGCATCTTCGCGGCGCGCGACCTGGTGCTGTTCTACGTGTTCTTCGAGGACGCGCTGCTGCCCGCCCTGCTGATGTTGGCGATCTACGGCAAGCCGAACCGGATGCGCGCGCTGGTGAAGTTCGCCGCCTACACGCTGTTCGGCAGCCTGCTGATGCTGCTGTCCATCATCGGCGTGAAGTATTACGGGGGCAGCCCCACCTTCGCGCTGGCGGACCTGGTGCAGTACCCGGTGCGGGGCGCGTCGCAGACCTGGCTCTATCTGGGCTTCCTGGCGGCGATGGCGGTCAAGCTGCCGCTGTGGCCGCTGCACGCCTGGCTGCCCGACTTTCACGAGCAGAACCACGACAGCGGCGTGCCGGACGTGATGGGCACGCTCTACAAGGTGGGCGGCTACGGCCTCTTCCAGTTCGCGCTGCCCCTCTTTCCCGACGCCAGCCTGGAATTGCGCCCGATCCTGATGGGCCTGGCGGCCTTCACCGCCCTGTACGCGGCCTGGATCGCCTTCCGGCAGACGGACTGGAAACGGCTGCTGGCCTACGCGGGCCTCTCGCATATGGGCTTCGTGGCGCTGGGGGTGTTCAGCCTGAACGAGACGGCGACCATCGGGGCGATGTACCTGCTGGCCTTCCAGAATGTGTACACGGGCGCGCTGTTCCTGGCGGTCGGGATGTTGCAGGAGCGGGTCGGCAGTGTCCACACGCGCGTGGGCGGCGTGATGACGCAGGCGGGCGCGCTGGGCGGGATGACGCTGGCGCTGTGGTTCGCCTCGATCGCGGTGCCGGGGCTGGCCGGGTTCGTGGGCGAGTTCAGTGTGCTGCTGGGCGCGTATCAGGTGCAGCCGTGGCTGACCTTTGTCGCGGGTCTGTCCACCATCGCCGCGGCCGCCTATGCCCTGACCGCCTTCCAAACGACCTTCTGGCAGGGGCGGCCGCTGGGCGGGGTCCGGGTGGCCGACCTGCGGCACACCGAGTGGCTGGTGCTGGGGCTGCCGCTGGCGGTCGCCCTCTTCTTCGGGGTGTACTCGGCCCCGGCCCTGAACCTGATCCAGCCCGCCGTGCGCGGTGTTCTCGCGGCCCTGGGGGGAAGTTGA
- a CDS encoding NADH-quinone oxidoreductase subunit N, protein MLTVPEVHLAPMLPILIVLAGALASTVLGFYLPRRALTIINLVLLVLSGVSMGTLWNSGATAFGGSLQADNAAILLGLTILIGSAMTLLVSLDTAYRARVSFPEFDAMLMYAITGTLLIAFSGDLITLLIGLEVMSLSGYVLATLQESRPAEESGLKYFLLGAAGSAILIYGIAFVYGATGSLNYAEIAARTAGLTPGNLGVLVGGALLMLAGFAFKVALAPFHQWTPDVYSGAPTSVSLFLSTVVKVAAFAGMLRVFGGALQNAPGWAAVLQILIAVTLIVGNAAALFQTNFKRMLAYSAVAHTGFLALTLLGTPGVGGAALAYYLLIYTLMTAAALAIVAALQRSERGMEISDLRGLYYRHPAYAVALAACLASLAGLPPFAGFFGKYLAFQAALQSGYVWLSVLAALASVAALVYYLRPAMLMFMPDRTPAREYAHGERTATTFTVALGIIGVTVLGILPNLWYGWVANPAIWGTLAGR, encoded by the coding sequence ATGCTGACCGTTCCTGAAGTCCACCTCGCGCCCATGCTGCCCATCCTGATCGTGCTGGCCGGGGCACTCGCCAGTACCGTGCTGGGCTTTTACCTGCCCCGCCGGGCGCTTACCATCATCAATCTGGTGCTGCTGGTGCTGAGCGGCGTCAGCATGGGCACGCTCTGGAACAGCGGCGCGACGGCCTTCGGCGGGTCGCTGCAAGCCGACAACGCCGCGATTCTGCTGGGGCTGACCATCCTGATCGGCAGCGCGATGACGCTGCTGGTGAGCCTGGACACCGCCTACCGCGCCCGCGTCAGCTTTCCGGAGTTCGACGCGATGCTGATGTACGCGATCACCGGCACGCTGCTGATCGCCTTTTCCGGCGACCTGATCACCCTGCTGATCGGCCTGGAGGTCATGAGCCTCAGCGGGTACGTCCTCGCCACCTTGCAGGAGTCGCGCCCGGCGGAGGAATCGGGCCTGAAATACTTCCTGCTGGGGGCGGCGGGCAGCGCCATCCTGATCTACGGCATCGCCTTCGTGTACGGCGCGACCGGCAGCCTGAACTACGCCGAAATCGCCGCCCGAACGGCGGGCCTCACGCCGGGGAACCTCGGCGTGCTGGTCGGCGGGGCGCTGCTGATGCTGGCGGGCTTCGCGTTCAAGGTCGCGCTGGCCCCGTTCCACCAGTGGACGCCGGACGTGTACAGCGGCGCACCCACCAGCGTGAGCCTCTTTCTGAGCACGGTCGTGAAGGTGGCCGCCTTTGCCGGAATGCTGCGCGTGTTCGGCGGGGCGCTCCAGAACGCGCCGGGCTGGGCGGCCGTCCTCCAGATTCTGATCGCCGTGACGCTGATCGTCGGGAACGCCGCCGCGCTGTTCCAGACCAACTTCAAGCGAATGCTGGCGTACTCGGCGGTCGCCCACACCGGCTTCCTGGCCCTGACGCTGCTGGGTACGCCGGGCGTGGGCGGCGCGGCGCTGGCGTACTATCTGCTGATCTACACGCTGATGACCGCCGCCGCCCTCGCCATCGTCGCGGCGTTGCAACGCAGCGAGAGGGGCATGGAGATCAGCGACCTGCGCGGCCTGTACTACCGCCACCCGGCCTACGCGGTCGCGCTCGCGGCGTGCCTGGCCTCGCTGGCGGGGCTGCCGCCCTTCGCGGGCTTCTTCGGCAAGTACCTGGCGTTTCAGGCGGCGCTCCAGAGCGGGTACGTGTGGCTCAGTGTCCTCGCCGCCCTCGCCAGCGTCGCCGCGCTGGTGTACTACCTGCGCCCCGCCATGCTGATGTTCATGCCCGACCGCACCCCCGCCCGCGAGTACGCCCACGGCGAGCGCACCGCCACCACCTTCACGGTCGCGCTGGGTATCATCGGCGTGACGGTGCTGGGCATCCTGCCCAACCTCTGGTACGGCTGGGTGGCGAATCCGGCGATCTGGGGGACACTGGCGGGGAGGTAG